CCAGAGTAACTTCAGCCGAGCTAATTTGAACGGTGTCAGTTTCTTTGCAGCAAATTTAGAGTCTGCGAATTTGGAGGGTTCTGATTTAAGAAATGCCACTTTAGACTCGGCTCGTTTAGTTAGAGCAAATTTGACAAATGCACTGTTAGAGGGTGCATTTGCCGCTAATGCCAGATTTGATGGTGCAATCATTGACGGAGCAGATTTTACCGATACGCTGCTGCGTCCCGATGAACAAAAAAAATTGTGCAAACTTGCCAAAGGGACTAATCCAACCACAGGACGAGATACGCGTGACACGTTGTTTTGTCCTTAGTATTTTCTACTGGGAATTGGGCATTGGTTATTCTCCATTCCCTATTCCCCATCAACAAATATTGAGCCACTACCAACCAAG
The Nostoc punctiforme PCC 73102 genome window above contains:
- a CDS encoding pentapeptide repeat-containing protein, translated to MISITATLGFAPTALALEYNKEILVEADFSGRDLTDSSFTKANLRQSNFSRANLNGVSFFAANLESANLEGSDLRNATLDSARLVRANLTNALLEGAFAANARFDGAIIDGADFTDTLLRPDEQKKLCKLAKGTNPTTGRDTRDTLFCP